Proteins encoded in a region of the Sparus aurata chromosome 6, fSpaAur1.1, whole genome shotgun sequence genome:
- the ralgapb gene encoding LOW QUALITY PROTEIN: ral GTPase-activating protein subunit beta (The sequence of the model RefSeq protein was modified relative to this genomic sequence to represent the inferred CDS: deleted 1 base in 1 codon), producing MDQSLSSGRGHVSVLSCFPPSVGKDVVVAVVKPLRAALGNPDTCSRLYTDRQVKWTMEVLCYGLTLPLDGDTVKLCVDVYTDWLMALVSPRDSIPLPISREPDLYIQQILRHLISLFVPRSDQVSPVYLSLCQQVLCAVQTLARDSAVMSRDTWETLLHFLLRINHTMLAPSNTTGVVSEQLSHLSMVVLFEMWLLSCSRCFPSRSLWLTGRQMLSSWRHQPVVVEQWCRVNTALTSRLLLLTFGPAFPRFEVPDEDAALIPVEMDDQRVSHTWFRFLHLLSNPVDLSRHVVVGSTPSSQEEALRGDSLLPKIFFRAMRGVSTLVDAFLGVTVVNKEPTQRLLSNTGIHTLHTGVIPAIVVAVAFVVIVAVLTQTDQVNLINELIKGELCESSGSRTRVCSGLCWIRVAVTRSPFKDRLPSYGLSRPRSGSAPPTPVNILSMLSAPPSTTSPPPHSRQLKPANVSKATSKPPTTSSSPHHWKTSSQPLASITHLCSSPRPSPSTLRCNVDSLLHLFGCWLFDAAQTNHNRWAAGRSEACGTLCRIFTCKKTAEDILPVYLSRFYLVLLQGLQVSEEACPPVLASILLNSTCLFCCDLKGVNLLLPAFISAVENVLLDRDLLRFKNFVSPVDLRRASIFILLSLLPLPLHFSSVQSEVLLDGQFSGGDVTAGTYQSLKPRLISVLIEALHTETDASNTQIILAAMLNLVQDLALLEAAGQPKQKTKSQHGGAGRSQVDHGNQWNQKDRGTNTILSDSAGILWVEFVHLLTQRLTAQWRNDSAVCLSALEVLGGLAKVEVSVEQSERRRALSSVCCYIEFQCSRPPPLHSRDLHSIIVAAFTCLNTWITHHPAMLDQQECLLEVLEIVELGISGTKSKREEEVRCKEEKELNPVSLRVKEAAEVTLNCVMQVLGAVPSLGGLLDEDALIGCHSLSDSSLKKKFRYFVLDSSVIMAMLEQPQGPEDASCPSLALLIRGPSGRHTWTLQLHLQPREGRTHTQHFLIPARPAAAQEDAGIQCSIKNQQFLENIERVPSVKADQSIPALHETVTEEMRPQLERLQTMFQRQQQVEAQPQLSGQLVVMETCRPPPPVTGFQTARLFLSHLGLLTPETLKDPGTSGVLAQLVSLDSSLHGFSEDLKRLDQLPSRNCDSAFIFYIRAGQRTAAEILSNVESSSSVLSHFLDFLSSLGRPVEVRQHQVGRVSTNSLEFPTVLSDSGGGVFDGEKFILMYADALTEITFIVPSSSSHKANWQKNPEEVEPPTAPPSNPYSGSELRPDSTAQPTNCSADDVMSCRSVCSLVELKVLIVWVERFEDIERFPLSDLLSETSTHTHCSGSNFQLIFIHPLKTGLYRICFHGNATSKFGLVVPLVNGSVVSKRSLGFLVREMVINCCHRRRLDSDSAHLPHIIRKHTISDIIHRYRSCRSEPSFYSALFQDP from the exons ATGGACCAATCACTGTCCAGTGGGCGGGGCCATGTGAGCGTGCTCAGTTGCTTCCCGCCCTCAGTGGGCAAAGATGTTGTTGTGGCTGTGGTGAAGCCCCTGAGAGCCGCCCTGGGAAACCCTGACACCTGCAGCCGGCtttacacagacagacag GTGAAGTGGACGATGGAGGTGTTGTGTTACGGTTTGACTCTCCCATTGGATGGAGACactgtcaaactgtgtgtgGACGTCTACACTGATTGGCTGATGGCCCTGGTTTCCCCCAGAGACTCCATCCCTCTACCAATCAGCAGAGAGCCCGACCTGTACATCCAGCAGATCCTCCGACACCTGATCAGCCTTTTCGTGCCCAG GTCAGACCAGGTGAGTCCGgtctacctgtctctctgtcagcaggtGTTGTGTGCAGTTCAGACATTGGCCAGAGACAGCGCTGTGATGAGCAGAGACACCTGGGAGACGCTGCTGCACTTCCTGCTCCGCATCAACCACACAATGCTGGCTCCATCCAACACTACAG gtgttGTGTCAGAGCAGCTGTCTCACCTGTCAATGGTGGTGCTGTTTGAGATGTGGTTGCTGTCTTGCTCCCGGTGTTTCCCGTCTCGCTCTCTCTGGTTGACGGGCCGACAGATGTTGAGCAGCTGGAGACATCAACCTGTAGTGGTGGAGCAGTGGTGCAGAGTCAACACTGCCCTGACCTCCAG gttGTTGCTGCTGACCTTCGGTCCAGCCTTCCCTCGCTTTGAAGTCCCAGATGAAGATGCTGCTCTGATCCCTGTAGAAATGGATGACCAACGAGTGTCTCACACTTGGTTCAGGTTCCTGCACCTGCTCAG TAATCCAGTGGACCTCAGTCGTCATGTGGTTGTTGGTTCGACTCCATCCTCTCAGGAGGAGGCATTAAGAGGAGACAGCCTACTGCCAAAGATCTTCTTTAGAGCCATGAGAGGAGTCAGCACGCTGGTTGATGCCTTCCTGG gtgtgactgtggTCAACAAGGAACCAACACAGCGACTGCTGTCAAACACTGGTATTCACACATTACACACTGGTGTTATTCCTGccattgttgttgctgttgcttttgttgttattgttgcagtt TTAACCCAAACTGATCAGGTCAATCTAATCAATGAGCTAATCAAAGGGGAGCTGTGTGAGTCATCTGgcagcagaaccagagtctGTTCTGGTCTCTGTTGGATCC GTGTTGCTGTAACCAGAAGCCCATTCAAAGACCGCCTCCCTTCCTATG GTTTGTCTCGACCTCGTTCTGGCAGTGCCCCACCCACCCCTGTGAACATACTGAGCATGCTAAGTgcccctccctccaccacctccccccctccacacagCAGACAACTAAAACCTGCAAATGTATCAAAGGCAACCAGCAAACCTCCAACG ACATCGTCCTCCCCCCATCACTGGAAGACCTCCTCCCAGCCTCTAGCCTCCATTACccatctgtgctcctccccccgaccctccccctccaccctcaGGTGTAACGTGGACTCCCTACTTCACCTGTTCGGCTGCTGGCTGTTTGATGCTGCGCAGACCAACCACA ACAGGTGGGCGGCTGGTCGGAGTGAGGCCTGCGGGACGCTCTGCAGAATCTTCACCTGTAAAAAAACTGCAGAGGACATCCTGCCTGTCTACCTGTCCAG GTTCTACCTGGTTCTACTGCAGGGTCTCCAGGTCTCGGAGGAGGCGTGTCCACCTGTTCTGGCCTCCATCCTGCTGAACTCCACctgtctgttctgctgtgaTCTAAAAGGAGTCAACCTGCTGCTCCCTGCGTTTATCTCAGCTGTGGAGAATGTGCTGCTTGACAG AGATCTGCTGAGGTTTAAGAATTTCGTGAGTCCTGTGGATTTGAGACGAGCCTCCATCTTTATCTTGCTCTCCCTGCTGCCCCTCCCACTGCACTTTTCCTCTGTCCAATCAGAG gtgttgtTAGACGGACAGTTCAGTGgtggtgatgtcacagcaggtaCCTACCAGTCTCTGAAGCCGCGCCTCATCAGTGTTCTGATTGAAGCTCTGCACACAGAGACCGACGCCTCCAACACACAGATCATACTCG CGGCAATGCTGAACCTGGTTCAGGACTTGGCTCTGTTAGAGGCTGCAGGACAACCCAAACAG AAAACAAAGTCCCAGCATGGCGGAGCTGGCAGATCCCAGGTGGACCACGGGAACCAGTGGAACCAGAAGGA CAGAGGAACCAATA cCATCCTGTCAGACTCAGCAGGGATCCTGTGGGTTGAGTTTGTTCATCTGCTGACTCAGCGCCTTACAGCTCAGTGGAGGAATGACTCAGCAGTTTGTCTGTCTGCACTGGAAGTACTGGGAGGACTGGCCAAG gtggaggtgagtgtGGAGCAGAGTGAGAGGAGGCGAGCGCTCTCCTCAGTCTGTTGTTACATCGAGTTTCAGTGCAGTCGTCCTCCCCCGCTTCACTCCAGAGACCTGCACTCCATCATTGTTGCTGCATTCACCTGTCTGAACACCTGGATAACACATCACCCTGCCATGCTTGACCAACAG gagtGTCTGTTGGAGGTCCTGGAGATCGTTGAATTGGGGATTTCAGGCACTAAGTCGAAACGGGAAGAGGAAGTGAGGTGTAAGGAGGAGAAAGAACTAAACCCCGTCTCTCTGAGGGTGAAAGAGGCAGCTGAGGTCACGCTGAACtg TGTGATGCAGGTTTTGGGGGCCGTTCCTTCCCTCGGAGGCCTGCTGGATGAggacgctctgattggctgccatAGTTTGAGCGACAGCAGTTTGAAGAAGAAGTTCAGATACTTTGTGTTGGACAGCTCAGTGATCATGGCCATGCTGGAACAGCCGCAGGGACCTGAAGACG CATCGTGTCCGTCACTCGCACTGCTGATCAGAGGACCATCAGGACGTCACACCTggactctgcagctccacctgcagcccAGAGAGgggcgaacacacacacag CACTTTCTGATTCCAGCACGCCCCGCTGCAGCCCAGGAGGATGCTGGGATACAATGCAGCATCAAAAATCAGCAGTTTCTTGAAAACATCGAAAGAGTTCCTTCAGTCAAAGCAGATCAGAGTATTCCAGCTTTGCACGAGACAGTCACTGAGGAG ATGCGGCCACAGCTGGAGCGTCTGCAAACAATGTTTCAGAGGCAGCAACAGGTCGAGGCTCAGCCGCAGCTGAGCGGACAGTTGGTCGTCATGGAGACCTGCAGGCCACCGCCCCCTGTCACCGGCTTCCAGACGGCGAGACTCTTTCTGTCCCACCTGGGCCTGCTGACACCTGAGACCCTGAAG GATCCAGGTACCAGCGGTGTTCTGGCTCAGCTGGTGTCTCTGGATTCGTCTCTTCATGGATTCTCAGAGGATCTGAAACGTTTGGACCAGCTGCCATCCAGGAACTGTGACTCGGCCTTCATCTTCTACATAAGAGCAGGACAGAGGACGGCTGCTGAG ATACTGAGTAACGTGGAGTCCAGCAGCAGCGTCCTTTCTCACTTTCTGgacttcctgtcatctctcgGTCGCCCGGTGGAGGTGAGGCAGCACCAGGTGGGCAGAGTCAGCACCAACAGTTTAG AATTCCCTACTGTGCTCAGTGACAGTGGAGGGGGCGTGTTTGACGGAGAGAAGTTTATCCTGATGTACGCAGATGCTCTGACAGAGATCACCTTCATCGTCCCGTCATCTTCATCACACA AAGCTAATTGGCAGAAGAATCCAGAGGAGGTGGAGCCACCGACTGCGCCGCCATCAAACCCATACAGTGGTTCTGAGCTCCGCCCAGACTCCACCGCCCAACCCACA AATTGTTCAGCTGATGATGTGATGTCCTGTCGTTCTGTTTGTTCGCTGGTCGAGTTGAAGGTCCTGATCGTCTGGGTCGAACGCTTCGAGGACATCG AGAGGTTCCctctgtctgacctgctgtcagagaccagcacacacacacactgcag tgGGTCTAACTTCCAGCTGATCTTTATCCATCCTCTGAAAACTGGACTCTATAGGATCtgtttccatggaaatgcaaCCAGCAAGTTCGGTTTAGTCGTCCCACTGGTCAACGGGAGTGTGGTCAGCAAGAGGTCTTTGG GTTTCCTGGTGAGAGAGATGGTCATTAACTGTTGCCATCGGCGGCGGCTGGACAGTGACTCCGCCCATCTGCCCCACATCATAAGGAAGCACACGATCAGTGACATCATCCATCGCTACCGCAGCTGCCGCTCTGAACCCTCCTTCTACTCGGCCCTGTTCCAGGACCCCTGA